A region from the Eretmochelys imbricata isolate rEreImb1 chromosome 16, rEreImb1.hap1, whole genome shotgun sequence genome encodes:
- the SLC31A2 gene encoding protein SLC31A2 produces MMQMYFYFSDKVVLLFDFWNVHTPAGMVLSVLVVLLLAALYEAIKISKTKLLRRMILAIPTTLSQESLREPEPGAVNSNLGQQNTASKRWFLYHISQSLLHVVQVVIGYLVMLVVMSYNTWIFLGVIVGSALGYYVAYPVFTMR; encoded by the exons ATGTATTTCTACTTCTCGGACAAGGTGGTACTTTTGTTTGACTTCTGGAATGTCCACACCCCTGCAG GGATGGTGCTCTCGGTGCTGGTGGTTCTGCTGCTAGCGGCGTTGTACGAAGCCATCAAGATCAGCAAAACCAAACTCCTTCGCCGGATGATACTGGCCATCCCCACCACCCTCAGTCAGGAGTCACTCAGGGAGCCGGAGCCGGGGGCTGTCAACTCAAACCTGGGTCAGCAAAACACCGCCTCAAAAAG GTGGTTTCTTTACCACATCAGCCAGAGCCTGCTCCACGTGGTCCAGGTGGTGATCGGTTACCTGGTGATGCTGGTGGTGATGTCCTACAACACTTGGATCTTCCTGGGGGTGATCGTGGGTTCCGCCCTGGGTTACTACGTGGCTTACCCAGTGTTCACCATGAGATAG